One Malania oleifera isolate guangnan ecotype guangnan chromosome 10, ASM2987363v1, whole genome shotgun sequence genomic region harbors:
- the LOC131166757 gene encoding uncharacterized protein LOC131166757: protein MDLGNNYAHARGSDDAEPSNMGSRNFDTVLQLTHMNPPTLSGSADPIKAENWLQEIKKILTVLHCIDEQRVLYATFKLTGVEKWWWSVVKLLEEQRSSEEHEDHLKTVLQILRERKLYEKFKKCKFWLKQVTFLGHVVSRGGITVDPSKIETVVDWGQLSVQQYAARFIELFRFASYIVDEIKKARQFERGLRRGIYKHVVVLKIQDFAELVDRGALPEVGKRMNAEEQGQKKRSASSDYRQGHRQGQWRRGNYGRG, encoded by the exons ATGGACCTTGGAAATAACTATGCTCATGCTAGAGGTAGTGATGATGCAGAGCCTTCTAATATGGGCAGCAGAAATTTTGATACAGTCTT ACAGCTTACCCATATGAATCCTCCAACCCTTTCAGGAAGTGCAGATCCGATTAAGGCAGAAAACTGGCTGCAGGAAATTAAGAAAATCTTGACAGTACTGCATTGCATCGACGAACAGAGAGTGTTGTATGCCACTTTCAAGTTGACAGGGGTGGAAAAATGGTGGTGGTCAGTGGTGAAGCTCTTGGAGGAGCAGAG GAGCTCCGAGGAGCATGAGGATCATCTGAAGACAGTTCTACAGATActaagagaaagaaagttgtatgaaaaattcaagaagtgcaaATTCTGGTTGAAGCAAGTCACTTTCCTTGGACATGTGGTATCTAGGGGTGGCATCACtgtggatccgagtaagattgagacggtagtagactgg ggacaattgTCGGTCCAGCAATATGCGGCGCGGTTTATAGAGCTCTTTCGCTTTGCTTCGTATATTGTTGATGAgataaagaaggcgagacagtttgaaagaggattgaggagaGGCATATACAAGCATGTGGTGGTACTAAAGATtcaagattttgctgagttagtcgatagagGAGCCTTGCCAGAGGTTGGTAAGCGTATGAATGCAGAGGAACAGGGACAGAAGAAAAGATCTGCATCTTCAGACTACCGGCAGGGTCataggcagggtcagtggaggagaggaaactatggtagagggtGA